A single region of the Lotus japonicus ecotype B-129 chromosome 4, LjGifu_v1.2 genome encodes:
- the LOC130711113 gene encoding phosphatidylinositol 4-phosphate 5-kinase 7-like isoform X1: MEDSGRFEEKSFSNGDVYIGEIKGILPHGKGKYTWSDGTVYEGDYVNGKRTGKGVITWPSGAKYEGEFSGSFLQGYGTCTKPSGFVYTGGWRMGAHHGIGQKVYPNSDTYEGLWKEGTREGCGRYSWNNGDMYIGNWKSGKIDGRGVMKWANGDIFDGSWVNGLRQGSGVYKFADGGIYIGTWSKGLKDGKGTFYPAGSKKPSLKRWCSVLNNDDDDDSILSSKEHVAPKSSIKRSLSEKLSVSARSKSSHHGQVSHRTASSDANWSIENPAGDCICCDSAPTLSQTLNEGQPEASGNRALVYEREYVQGVLIMERVGKYSDVSHKNKRPNKFSMKQVKKSSFMDILGGRRTYYLKLNLQLGIRYTVGKITPIPAREVRSSDFGDRARIRMYFPKQGSQLTPPHCSVDFYWKDYCPMVFRNLREMFKLDAAEYMMSICGDCGLRDLTSPGKSGSIFFLSQDDKFVIKTLTKYELKVLLNMLPKYYNHVGNYENTLITKFFGLHRITLRGGRKVRFVVMGNMFFTELHIHRRYDLKGSTHGRCTGKDKINSNSTLKDLDLTYEFHMDKKLRESLFNQLSLDCSFLESQQIIDYSLLLGLHFRAPENLKALAESPESMQHQDSLPSGDVIIPQGLLLVAHEPSFHSTSPGTHIRGETLRAYSIGGREVDLLLPGTARLRVQLGVNMPAQATRKLQEDKVEESEVELFEVYDVVLYMGIIDILQEYNMKKKMEHAYKSLKNDPMAISVTEPKIYAKRFLNFMERKVFPETP; the protein is encoded by the exons ATGGAGGATAGTGGAAG GTTTGAGGAGAAGTCCTTTTCAAATGGGGATGTCTACATTGGTGAGATCAAGGGTATACTTCCCCATGGAAAGGGAAAGTACACATGGTCAGATGGAACAGTATATGAGGGTGATTATGTAAATGGAAAAAGGACAGGGAAAGGAGTTATTACATGGCCATCAGGAGCAAAGTACGAGGGTGAATTCTCCGGGAGTTTCCTTCAAGGTTACGGAACCTGTACAAAACCTTCTGGGTTTGTTTATACAGGTGGCTGGAGGATGGGTGCACATCATGGGATCGGACAGAAGGTGTATCCTAATTCAGATACTTATGAAGGATTATGGAAAGAAGGAACTCGTGAAGGCTGCGGAAGATACTCTTGGAACAATGGAGATATGTATATTGGGAATTGGAAAAGTGGGAAAATAGATGGTAGAGGGGTTATGAAGTGGGCTAATGGTGATATCTTTGATGGTAGTTGGGTAAACGGGCTTAGACAAGGATCTGGAGTGTATAAATTCGCCGACGGGGGGATTTATATTGGGACATGGAGTAAAGGTCTAAAGGATGGAAAAGGAACATTCTATCCTGCTGGTAGTAAAAAACCATCTCTAAAGAGGTGGTGTAGTGTTCTaaacaatgatgatgatgatgattcgaTATTGAGTTCAAAAGAACACGTAGCTCCAAAATCAAGCATTAAGCGTAGTCTTTCTGAAAAGCTTTCGGTCAGTGCTAGATCAAAGAGTTCACATCATGGTCAAGTATCTCACAGGACTGCATCATCGGATGCAAATTGGAGCATTGAAAATCCTGCTGGAGATTGCATATGTTGTGATTCTGCACCCACATTATCGCAGACCTTAAACGAAGGTCAACCTGAGGCATCTGGTAATCGTGCTTTGGTTTATGAAAGGGAATATGTGCAAGGAGTTCTCATTATGGAGAGAGTTGGGAAGTACTCAGATGTATCACACAAAAACAAACGGCCAAATAAGTTTAGTATGAAGCAAGTAAAGAAGAGTTCATTTATGGACATTCTTGGAGGCCGCCGAACCTATTATCTGAAACTTAATTTGCAGCTTGGCATCAG GTATACTGTTGGAAAAATTACACCAATACCTGCTCGTGAAGTTCGGTCATCTGATTTTGGAGATCGGGCTAGGATAAGAATGTACTTCCCCAAGCAGGGTTCGCAGCTGACTCCTCCACATTGTTCTGTGGACTTCTACTGGAAAGATTATTGCCCTATGGTCTTTAG GAATTTGAGAGAGATGTTCAAATTAGATGCTGCAGAGTACATGATGTCTATTTGTGGCGATTGTGGTCTAAGAGACTTAACTTCACCTGGAAAAAGTGGCagcatcttctttctttcacaAGATGATAAATTTGTGATAAAGACACTGACAAAATACGAACTGAAG GTTCTGCTCAATATGCTTCCCAAATACTACAATCATGTAGGAAATTATGAGAATACTCTTATTACAAAATTCTTTGGGCTCCATCGAATAACACTAAGAGGTGGGAGAAAG GTGCGTTTTGTAGTCATGGGGAATATGTTTTTCACCGAATTGCATATCCACCGTCGTTATGATTTGAAGGGGTCTACTCATGGAAGATGTACAGGCAAAGATAAAATTAATAGCAATTCAACATTGAAAGATCTTGATCTAACATATGAATTTCATATGGATAAAAAATTGCGAGAATCCTTGTTCAA CCAACTTTCTCTAGATTGCAGTTTCCTGGAGTCTCAGCAAATAATTGATTACAGTCTTCTGTTGGGATTACATTTTAGAGCTCCAGAGAATCTAAAGGCTTTAGCAGAATCTCCTGAATCAATGCAACATCAGGATAGCTTACCTTCTGGAGATG TGATTATTCCTCAAGGATTGTTATTGGTTGCCCATGAACCAAGCTTTCACAGCACTTCACCTGGAACCCACATTAGAGGGGAAACATTGAGGGCATACTCCATAGGTGGTCGGGAAGTTGATCTTTTACTGCCTGGTACTGCAAG GTTGCGAGTTCAATTAGGAGTAAACATGCCAGCTCAAGCTACTCGCAAGCTTCAGGAGGATAAGGTGGAGGAATCAGAAGTGGAGCTTTTTGAGGTTTATGATGTGGTACTCTACATGGGCATAATTGATATTCTTCAAGAATAcaatatgaaaaagaaaatggagCATGCCTATAAATCACTAAAAAATGACCCTATGGCTATATCAGTAACAGAACCCAAGATATATGCTAAACGTTTCCTCAACTTCATGGAAAGAAAAGTTTTCCCTGAGACTCCCTGA
- the LOC130711113 gene encoding phosphatidylinositol 4-phosphate 5-kinase 7-like isoform X2 gives MGAHHGIGQKVYPNSDTYEGLWKEGTREGCGRYSWNNGDMYIGNWKSGKIDGRGVMKWANGDIFDGSWVNGLRQGSGVYKFADGGIYIGTWSKGLKDGKGTFYPAGSKKPSLKRWCSVLNNDDDDDSILSSKEHVAPKSSIKRSLSEKLSVSARSKSSHHGQVSHRTASSDANWSIENPAGDCICCDSAPTLSQTLNEGQPEASGNRALVYEREYVQGVLIMERVGKYSDVSHKNKRPNKFSMKQVKKSSFMDILGGRRTYYLKLNLQLGIRYTVGKITPIPAREVRSSDFGDRARIRMYFPKQGSQLTPPHCSVDFYWKDYCPMVFRNLREMFKLDAAEYMMSICGDCGLRDLTSPGKSGSIFFLSQDDKFVIKTLTKYELKVLLNMLPKYYNHVGNYENTLITKFFGLHRITLRGGRKVRFVVMGNMFFTELHIHRRYDLKGSTHGRCTGKDKINSNSTLKDLDLTYEFHMDKKLRESLFNQLSLDCSFLESQQIIDYSLLLGLHFRAPENLKALAESPESMQHQDSLPSGDVIIPQGLLLVAHEPSFHSTSPGTHIRGETLRAYSIGGREVDLLLPGTARLRVQLGVNMPAQATRKLQEDKVEESEVELFEVYDVVLYMGIIDILQEYNMKKKMEHAYKSLKNDPMAISVTEPKIYAKRFLNFMERKVFPETP, from the exons ATGGGTGCACATCATGGGATCGGACAGAAGGTGTATCCTAATTCAGATACTTATGAAGGATTATGGAAAGAAGGAACTCGTGAAGGCTGCGGAAGATACTCTTGGAACAATGGAGATATGTATATTGGGAATTGGAAAAGTGGGAAAATAGATGGTAGAGGGGTTATGAAGTGGGCTAATGGTGATATCTTTGATGGTAGTTGGGTAAACGGGCTTAGACAAGGATCTGGAGTGTATAAATTCGCCGACGGGGGGATTTATATTGGGACATGGAGTAAAGGTCTAAAGGATGGAAAAGGAACATTCTATCCTGCTGGTAGTAAAAAACCATCTCTAAAGAGGTGGTGTAGTGTTCTaaacaatgatgatgatgatgattcgaTATTGAGTTCAAAAGAACACGTAGCTCCAAAATCAAGCATTAAGCGTAGTCTTTCTGAAAAGCTTTCGGTCAGTGCTAGATCAAAGAGTTCACATCATGGTCAAGTATCTCACAGGACTGCATCATCGGATGCAAATTGGAGCATTGAAAATCCTGCTGGAGATTGCATATGTTGTGATTCTGCACCCACATTATCGCAGACCTTAAACGAAGGTCAACCTGAGGCATCTGGTAATCGTGCTTTGGTTTATGAAAGGGAATATGTGCAAGGAGTTCTCATTATGGAGAGAGTTGGGAAGTACTCAGATGTATCACACAAAAACAAACGGCCAAATAAGTTTAGTATGAAGCAAGTAAAGAAGAGTTCATTTATGGACATTCTTGGAGGCCGCCGAACCTATTATCTGAAACTTAATTTGCAGCTTGGCATCAG GTATACTGTTGGAAAAATTACACCAATACCTGCTCGTGAAGTTCGGTCATCTGATTTTGGAGATCGGGCTAGGATAAGAATGTACTTCCCCAAGCAGGGTTCGCAGCTGACTCCTCCACATTGTTCTGTGGACTTCTACTGGAAAGATTATTGCCCTATGGTCTTTAG GAATTTGAGAGAGATGTTCAAATTAGATGCTGCAGAGTACATGATGTCTATTTGTGGCGATTGTGGTCTAAGAGACTTAACTTCACCTGGAAAAAGTGGCagcatcttctttctttcacaAGATGATAAATTTGTGATAAAGACACTGACAAAATACGAACTGAAG GTTCTGCTCAATATGCTTCCCAAATACTACAATCATGTAGGAAATTATGAGAATACTCTTATTACAAAATTCTTTGGGCTCCATCGAATAACACTAAGAGGTGGGAGAAAG GTGCGTTTTGTAGTCATGGGGAATATGTTTTTCACCGAATTGCATATCCACCGTCGTTATGATTTGAAGGGGTCTACTCATGGAAGATGTACAGGCAAAGATAAAATTAATAGCAATTCAACATTGAAAGATCTTGATCTAACATATGAATTTCATATGGATAAAAAATTGCGAGAATCCTTGTTCAA CCAACTTTCTCTAGATTGCAGTTTCCTGGAGTCTCAGCAAATAATTGATTACAGTCTTCTGTTGGGATTACATTTTAGAGCTCCAGAGAATCTAAAGGCTTTAGCAGAATCTCCTGAATCAATGCAACATCAGGATAGCTTACCTTCTGGAGATG TGATTATTCCTCAAGGATTGTTATTGGTTGCCCATGAACCAAGCTTTCACAGCACTTCACCTGGAACCCACATTAGAGGGGAAACATTGAGGGCATACTCCATAGGTGGTCGGGAAGTTGATCTTTTACTGCCTGGTACTGCAAG GTTGCGAGTTCAATTAGGAGTAAACATGCCAGCTCAAGCTACTCGCAAGCTTCAGGAGGATAAGGTGGAGGAATCAGAAGTGGAGCTTTTTGAGGTTTATGATGTGGTACTCTACATGGGCATAATTGATATTCTTCAAGAATAcaatatgaaaaagaaaatggagCATGCCTATAAATCACTAAAAAATGACCCTATGGCTATATCAGTAACAGAACCCAAGATATATGCTAAACGTTTCCTCAACTTCATGGAAAGAAAAGTTTTCCCTGAGACTCCCTGA
- the LOC130714179 gene encoding uncharacterized protein At4g14342-like translates to MQASDRFNINSQLEHLQAKYVGTGHADMNRFYASYMGHYPLLSYFAIAENESIGRERYTFMQKMLLPCGLPPEREED, encoded by the exons ATGCAG GCCAGTGACAGGTTTAACATCAATTCCCAACTTGAGCATCTTCAAGCCAAGTATGTTGGAACTGGGCATGCTGATATGAACAGATT CTATGCTTCATATATGGGTCATTACCCCTTGTTGTCATACTTTGCTATTGCTGAAAATGAATCTATTGGAAGAGAACGTTACACCTTTATGCAG AAAATGCTCCTGCCTTGTGGTTTGCCTCCGGAAAGAGAGGAGGATTAG